One window of the Methanocaldococcus vulcanius M7 genome contains the following:
- a CDS encoding TIGR00288 family NYN domain-containing protein, producing the protein MWKKLENLTSKIYEKAVRRKGEHRIALLIDGPNMLRKEFNIDLDKIREVLNEFGDIVIGRVYLNQYASDKLIEAVINQGFEPKISAGDVDVEMAVDATELVFNPNIDTIAYVTRDADFLPAIRKAKERGKKVIVIGAEPGFSTALQNIADYVIKIGEEFQLDKEKLEKKKKNKFLKVEEKHKDNNGKNEKENENNKERTNTT; encoded by the coding sequence ATGTGGAAAAAATTGGAGAATTTAACAAGTAAAATTTATGAAAAGGCGGTTAGGAGGAAGGGGGAACATAGGATTGCACTGTTAATAGATGGACCTAATATGCTAAGAAAAGAGTTTAATATTGATTTGGATAAAATAAGAGAAGTGTTAAATGAATTTGGAGATATTGTAATTGGAAGAGTTTATTTAAATCAATATGCCTCAGACAAGTTGATAGAGGCAGTGATTAATCAAGGTTTTGAGCCGAAAATATCTGCTGGAGATGTGGATGTTGAGATGGCTGTCGATGCAACAGAGTTGGTTTTTAACCCCAATATTGATACCATTGCCTACGTAACGAGAGATGCTGATTTTCTACCTGCAATAAGGAAGGCAAAAGAAAGGGGAAAGAAGGTTATAGTTATTGGGGCTGAGCCGGGATTTTCAACCGCTCTACAAAATATTGCCGACTATGTTATAAAAATAGGAGAAGAATTCCAATTAGACAAGGAAAAATTAGAAAAAAAGAAAAAGAACAAATTTTTAAAAGTAGAGGAGAAGCATAAAGATAACAATGGAAAAAATGAAAAAGAAAATGAAAATAATAAAGAAAGAACTAATACAACTTAA
- the secY gene encoding preprotein translocase subunit SecY has protein sequence MRKLIPILEKIPEVELPVREIPFKERLKWTGIVLILYFIMGCIDVYTAGAQIPAIFEFWQTITASRIGTLITLGIGPIVTAGIIMQLLVGSGLIQMDLSIPENRALFQGCQKLLSIIMCFVEAVLFVGAGAFGALTPLLALLVVLQIAFGSIILIYLDEIVSKYGIGSGIGLFIAAGVSQTIFVGAFGPEGYLWKFLGSLIEGAPNIEYIAPIIGTIIVFLMVVYAECMRVEIPLAHGRIKGAVGKYPIKFVYTSNIPVILASALFANVQLWGLALYRAGVPILGHYEGGRPIDGIAYYLSTPYGLSSIVSDPIHAIIYMIAMIITCVVFGMFWVETTGLDPKSMAKRIGSLNMAIKGFRKSEKAIEHRLKRYIPPLTVMSSAFVGFLATIANFIGALGGGTGVLLTVSIVYRMYEQLLKEKVSELHPTIAKLLNK, from the coding sequence ATGAGAAAATTAATTCCAATACTGGAAAAAATTCCGGAAGTTGAGTTGCCTGTTAGAGAGATCCCATTCAAAGAGCGACTAAAATGGACGGGTATAGTTCTGATCCTTTATTTTATTATGGGATGTATTGATGTATATACAGCAGGGGCGCAAATTCCTGCAATATTCGAATTTTGGCAAACAATAACCGCATCAAGAATCGGAACACTGATAACGCTCGGTATTGGGCCAATAGTCACTGCTGGAATAATAATGCAGTTGTTGGTGGGATCTGGATTAATACAGATGGATCTTTCCATTCCTGAAAATAGGGCACTGTTCCAAGGATGTCAAAAACTCCTCTCAATAATAATGTGTTTTGTAGAAGCAGTTCTATTCGTTGGAGCAGGTGCCTTTGGAGCATTAACACCACTGTTAGCACTTTTAGTAGTTCTACAAATAGCATTTGGATCTATAATACTGATCTACTTGGATGAAATTGTTTCAAAATATGGAATTGGTTCAGGAATTGGATTGTTTATTGCCGCAGGTGTCTCTCAAACCATATTCGTGGGGGCTTTTGGTCCAGAAGGTTATCTATGGAAGTTCTTAGGATCTCTAATTGAAGGAGCACCTAATATAGAGTACATCGCCCCTATAATCGGAACAATAATTGTCTTCCTAATGGTTGTATATGCAGAGTGTATGAGAGTTGAAATTCCATTAGCCCATGGAAGGATTAAGGGAGCGGTAGGAAAATATCCTATAAAATTTGTTTACACATCAAACATCCCTGTTATATTGGCATCTGCATTATTTGCTAACGTTCAACTTTGGGGATTAGCCCTTTATAGGGCAGGAGTTCCAATACTGGGACACTATGAAGGTGGGAGACCAATAGACGGGATCGCATACTATCTCTCCACACCGTATGGGTTGTCAAGTATTGTCTCAGATCCAATACATGCGATCATTTACATGATTGCAATGATTATTACGTGTGTAGTGTTTGGGATGTTCTGGGTAGAAACAACGGGGCTGGATCCAAAGAGTATGGCTAAGAGGATAGGATCTTTAAATATGGCAATTAAAGGATTTAGAAAAAGTGAAAAAGCAATAGAGCATAGATTAAAAAGATACATCCCTCCTTTAACTGTAATGAGCTCTGCCTTCGTCGGTTTCTTGGCAACCATCGCGAACTTTATAGGTGCATTAGGAGGAGGAACTGGGGTCTTATTAACGGTTTCTATCGTTTATAGAATGTATGAGCAACTATTAAAAGAAAAAGTAAGTGAGTTGCACCCAACCATAGCAAAACTATTAAATAAGTAA
- a CDS encoding OBG GTPase family GTP-binding protein encodes MGIEEEIKRIEEELKNTPYNKATQKHIGRLKAKLARLREQSQSRGGGGGKGYAVKKSGDATAAFVGFPSVGKSTLLNKLTNANSEVGAYAFTTLTIVPGVLNYKGAKIQLLDAPGIIVGASSGKGRGTEVLSAVRSADLILLTVDIYTLDHLPVLEKELYNVGIRLDQKPPDVKIKVKERGGINVSSTVPLTHIDEDTVEAILNEYRIHNADVVIREDITLEQFIDVVSGNRVYIPSLVVVNKIDLADENYLKYIKQKLEEFGKDYILVSGNKNINLDLLKEKIYEKLGFIKIYLKPQGKKPDFDEPLIMRKGSTVKDVCEKLHKDFVKNFRYAQVWGKSAKHPGQRVGLDHRLEDEDILTIVIKR; translated from the coding sequence GTGGGAATTGAAGAAGAAATTAAGAGAATAGAAGAAGAACTCAAAAATACCCCCTACAACAAAGCAACTCAAAAACACATAGGAAGATTAAAAGCAAAATTAGCCAGGTTGAGAGAACAGTCCCAAAGTAGAGGAGGGGGTGGTGGAAAAGGATATGCAGTTAAAAAAAGTGGAGATGCCACTGCTGCATTTGTTGGATTCCCATCAGTTGGAAAATCCACACTCTTAAACAAACTTACAAATGCAAACTCAGAAGTAGGAGCATATGCATTCACAACACTAACAATAGTTCCAGGAGTTTTAAATTACAAAGGTGCAAAAATACAACTTTTAGACGCTCCGGGTATTATTGTAGGAGCTTCTTCTGGAAAGGGAAGAGGGACAGAGGTACTATCAGCAGTAAGAAGTGCAGATCTAATACTATTGACAGTAGATATTTACACACTTGATCACCTCCCTGTCTTGGAAAAAGAACTATACAATGTAGGAATTAGGTTAGACCAGAAGCCACCAGATGTTAAAATAAAAGTTAAAGAAAGAGGCGGGATAAATGTTAGCTCAACAGTTCCTTTAACCCATATTGACGAAGATACCGTAGAGGCAATCTTAAACGAATATAGAATACATAATGCAGATGTAGTTATAAGAGAGGATATAACATTAGAGCAGTTTATAGACGTTGTCTCTGGAAATAGGGTTTATATTCCTTCTCTTGTTGTGGTTAACAAGATCGACCTGGCAGATGAGAACTATTTAAAATATATAAAGCAGAAGTTAGAAGAATTTGGAAAGGATTATATTCTTGTATCTGGAAATAAAAACATAAATTTAGATCTTTTAAAAGAAAAAATTTATGAAAAATTAGGATTTATAAAGATATACTTAAAACCGCAAGGTAAAAAACCTGATTTTGATGAGCCGTTAATAATGAGAAAAGGATCTACTGTAAAAGATGTATGTGAAAAACTTCACAAGGACTTTGTTAAGAATTTCAGATATGCACAGGTCTGGGGAAAATCAGCAAAACATCCGGGGCAGAGAGTTGGATTAGATCATAGGTTAGAAGATGAGGATATATTAACTATCGTGATAAAGAGGTAA
- a CDS encoding 50S ribosomal protein L19e, which produces MDVSVQRRMASELLKCGIERVWIDPEQLDRVKMAMSKDDIRVLIKEGVIKKKQKKGISSARVKKLKEQRKKGRRRGPGSRRGAAGARTPPKEKWMSTIRALRKTLKQLRDEGKIDRSVYRKLYRMAKGGAFRSRGHLFLYMKEHELLK; this is translated from the coding sequence ATGGATGTATCTGTTCAGAGGAGAATGGCATCTGAACTCCTAAAATGTGGAATTGAGAGAGTATGGATTGATCCTGAACAGTTGGATAGAGTAAAAATGGCCATGTCAAAGGACGATATAAGGGTCTTAATAAAAGAGGGCGTTATTAAGAAGAAACAAAAGAAAGGAATTAGTAGTGCGAGAGTTAAAAAATTGAAAGAGCAAAGGAAAAAAGGTAGAAGAAGAGGACCAGGTTCAAGAAGAGGAGCTGCTGGTGCAAGAACTCCACCAAAAGAAAAATGGATGTCAACAATTAGGGCATTAAGAAAAACATTAAAACAATTAAGAGATGAAGGAAAGATTGATAGAAGTGTTTATAGAAAACTTTACAGAATGGCAAAAGGAGGAGCATTCAGAAGCAGAGGCCACCTCTTCCTATACATGAAAGAACACGAACTTTTAAAATAA
- the rpsE gene encoding 30S ribosomal protein S5: MRFNIEEWEPKTTVGRMVKEGQITDIDYILDNNLPILEPEIVDALLPDLEEKVLDVKLVQRMHKSGRRARFRATVVVGNKNGYVGVGKGKAKEVGPAIRKAIAQAKKNIIRVKRGCGSWECGCGTPHSIPYKGYGKCGSTAIEILPAPKGVGLVAGDVAKAVLSLAGIKDVWTKTFGETRTTYNFAMATFEALKSLNFTRVMEKHKEKLGVLEGRVL, encoded by the coding sequence ATGAGATTCAACATAGAAGAGTGGGAACCAAAAACTACCGTTGGAAGAATGGTTAAAGAAGGGCAAATAACAGATATTGATTATATATTAGATAACAACTTGCCAATTTTAGAACCGGAAATAGTAGATGCTTTATTACCCGACTTAGAAGAGAAAGTTTTAGACGTTAAATTAGTCCAAAGAATGCACAAATCAGGTAGAAGAGCAAGATTTAGAGCTACTGTTGTTGTTGGAAACAAGAACGGATACGTTGGAGTTGGAAAAGGTAAAGCGAAAGAAGTTGGGCCAGCAATAAGAAAGGCAATAGCCCAAGCAAAGAAAAATATTATAAGAGTTAAAAGAGGTTGTGGTTCTTGGGAGTGTGGTTGTGGAACACCCCACTCAATTCCATATAAGGGTTATGGAAAGTGTGGAAGTACTGCAATAGAGATACTACCCGCTCCTAAGGGAGTTGGTTTAGTTGCTGGAGATGTCGCTAAGGCGGTTCTTAGTTTAGCTGGAATTAAAGATGTGTGGACGAAAACATTTGGAGAAACAAGAACCACTTACAACTTCGCAATGGCTACATTTGAGGCATTAAAGAGTTTGAACTTTACGAGAGTTATGGAAAAACACAAGGAGAAATTAGGGGTTCTTGAAGGAAGGGTTTTATAA
- a CDS encoding 50S ribosomal protein L18 → MAKGPIYRVKFRRRREAKTDYRRRLRLLLSKKPRLVARKSLNHCIAQIVLYDEKGDKTVVSAHSRELIKLGYKGHTGNLPSAYLTGYLLGKKALANGYTEAVLDIGLHRATKGNAIFAILKGAIDAGLEIPHGDESLPPEDRIRGEHIKAYAEMLKEEDEERYKKQFSKYLEKGLEPEKLPEHFDEIKAKIDSMF, encoded by the coding sequence ATGGCAAAAGGTCCAATATATAGGGTCAAATTTAGGAGAAGAAGAGAAGCAAAAACCGATTATAGAAGAAGATTAAGATTACTCCTATCAAAAAAACCAAGATTAGTGGCGAGAAAATCATTAAATCACTGTATAGCTCAAATTGTATTGTATGATGAAAAAGGAGATAAAACTGTTGTCTCCGCCCACTCAAGAGAACTTATAAAACTCGGATACAAAGGACACACTGGAAACTTACCTTCTGCTTATCTAACCGGGTACTTACTTGGAAAAAAGGCATTAGCAAATGGATACACTGAGGCAGTTTTAGATATTGGATTACATAGGGCTACGAAAGGAAATGCAATCTTTGCAATATTAAAAGGAGCCATAGATGCAGGATTAGAAATTCCTCATGGAGATGAATCCCTACCACCAGAAGATAGGATAAGAGGAGAACACATAAAGGCCTATGCTGAAATGTTAAAAGAGGAAGATGAAGAAAGATACAAAAAACAATTTTCAAAGTATTTAGAAAAAGGATTAGAGCCAGAAAAATTGCCAGAACACTTCGATGAAATAAAGGCAAAAATTGATAGTATGTTTTAA
- a CDS encoding 50S ribosomal protein L32e yields the protein MNRLLRLRFKLKMKKPDFIRQEAHRHKRLGEKWRKPKGRHSKMRLKWKEKPAIVEVGYRSPKAVRGLHPCGLEDVLVYNVKDIEKLNPETQGARIASTVGKRKKIEIIKRARELGIKILNISQEKQEELLKSLEKEE from the coding sequence ATGAACAGATTGTTAAGGTTAAGGTTCAAATTAAAAATGAAAAAACCTGACTTCATAAGACAAGAGGCACACAGACATAAAAGATTAGGGGAAAAATGGAGAAAACCAAAAGGAAGACACAGCAAGATGAGATTAAAGTGGAAGGAAAAACCTGCTATTGTAGAGGTTGGATACAGAAGTCCAAAGGCAGTTAGGGGCTTACACCCTTGCGGTTTAGAGGATGTATTAGTTTACAATGTAAAAGATATAGAAAAATTAAATCCTGAAACACAGGGGGCAAGAATTGCTTCAACTGTTGGTAAAAGGAAGAAAATTGAGATAATTAAAAGAGCAAGAGAACTCGGGATAAAAATATTAAACATCTCACAAGAAAAACAGGAAGAACTTTTAAAATCATTAGAAAAGGAAGAATAA
- a CDS encoding EMC3/TMCO1 family protein — protein sequence MFGSIFDLYYKTLDAIFMPIIKVMHPALAILVIAIIVSLIINLATKLLVDQERVAELKREIQEYQVKFKKMSKNPEMMQKLQEEQQKMMQLNAELMKMSLKPMVYTWVPIILIFIYLRHVYGFGGIYQELNPGWNGVVVYLPTILSKILFINFWHWLGSLIYKGGFKIVSNSALGWLGWYILCSFATSTVLRKVLGIK from the coding sequence ATGTTTGGCTCGATCTTTGATCTGTATTACAAAACGCTTGATGCAATTTTTATGCCGATCATTAAGGTTATGCATCCTGCGTTAGCGATTTTAGTTATTGCAATAATCGTCTCATTGATCATAAACCTTGCTACAAAATTACTTGTTGATCAGGAAAGGGTTGCTGAATTAAAAAGAGAGATTCAAGAGTATCAGGTAAAATTCAAAAAAATGTCTAAAAATCCAGAAATGATGCAAAAACTCCAAGAGGAACAGCAAAAAATGATGCAGTTGAATGCAGAATTGATGAAAATGAGTTTAAAACCTATGGTCTATACATGGGTGCCGATAATATTGATATTCATTTATTTGAGACATGTTTATGGATTTGGAGGTATCTATCAGGAGTTAAATCCCGGATGGAATGGAGTAGTGGTGTATTTACCGACGATACTCTCAAAAATCCTGTTTATAAACTTCTGGCATTGGCTTGGATCTCTTATATACAAAGGAGGATTCAAAATTGTCTCAAATTCTGCACTGGGATGGCTTGGTTGGTATATTCTCTGTTCATTTGCAACATCAACAGTGCTTAGAAAGGTTTTGGGTATAAAATAA
- the rpmD gene encoding 50S ribosomal protein L30 — translation MAYAVVRIRGRIGVRRDIADTLKMLRLNKVNHCVIVPETETFKGMIQKVKDYVTYGEIDKDTLIKLILKRGRLPGNKRVNEELIKELTGMNVEDLAEKIINGEIKLKETPLKPVFRLHPPKKGFERGGIKKPFSIGGALGYRGEKINELLEKMM, via the coding sequence ATGGCGTATGCTGTTGTTAGGATAAGAGGGAGAATCGGAGTAAGGAGAGATATTGCAGACACATTAAAAATGCTAAGATTAAATAAAGTAAATCACTGTGTAATTGTCCCCGAAACAGAAACATTTAAAGGAATGATACAAAAAGTTAAGGACTACGTAACCTATGGAGAAATTGATAAAGATACTCTAATCAAACTTATTTTAAAGAGAGGAAGATTACCAGGAAACAAAAGAGTAAATGAAGAATTAATAAAAGAGTTAACAGGAATGAACGTTGAGGACTTAGCTGAAAAAATTATAAATGGAGAAATAAAATTAAAAGAAACACCATTAAAGCCAGTGTTTAGATTACATCCTCCTAAGAAAGGATTCGAAAGAGGAGGTATTAAAAAACCATTTAGTATAGGAGGAGCTTTAGGATATAGAGGAGAAAAAATCAACGAATTATTAGAAAAAATGATGTAA
- the dph2 gene encoding diphthamide biosynthesis enzyme Dph2, giving the protein MFDLETERVIKTIEEILNKKKTEKNNESVKVVFQAPEGLKLAVEKEIEKMEEYFKGEDVEFYLWGNSCFGACDLIDDHVEKLNIDLIVHYGHERLSYAIPKLKTLFIPAYHIFSREEKKDILDKLNEFIKNLEKEGRHVSIATTIQYKELLKDLNPSIILGCRGNIKEGTVILYVGTGRFHPLMLSYKYQKEVFIFNPVSKCFDKIVEEEIKRFIKKRIASISKLMLKHPKKVGVVLSTKKGQCRKKVFKEIITLLKDNNIPYLPILMDNISPELLFYDVDCYIIVACPRIVLDDHILYKKPIYTPEEFKLFLQNRLEYQFDEIKESDFY; this is encoded by the coding sequence TTGTTTGATTTAGAAACAGAACGAGTTATAAAAACCATAGAAGAAATATTAAATAAAAAGAAAACAGAAAAAAATAATGAGTCAGTAAAAGTAGTATTTCAAGCACCTGAGGGTTTAAAACTCGCGGTTGAAAAAGAGATTGAAAAGATGGAAGAATATTTTAAAGGAGAGGATGTTGAGTTCTATCTGTGGGGCAATTCATGCTTTGGAGCATGTGATTTAATAGACGATCATGTAGAGAAATTAAATATTGATCTTATAGTTCACTATGGCCATGAGAGATTAAGTTATGCAATACCAAAACTAAAAACGCTTTTTATTCCAGCATATCATATATTTAGCAGAGAAGAGAAAAAAGATATATTAGACAAACTAAATGAATTTATAAAAAATTTAGAAAAAGAAGGAAGACATGTCTCAATAGCCACAACCATACAATATAAAGAACTACTAAAAGACCTCAATCCAAGTATAATTTTAGGATGCAGAGGAAATATTAAAGAGGGAACAGTAATTTTATACGTAGGAACTGGAAGATTTCATCCTTTAATGCTTTCATACAAGTATCAAAAAGAGGTTTTTATATTCAACCCAGTATCAAAATGTTTTGATAAAATTGTAGAGGAGGAAATAAAAAGATTTATAAAAAAGAGGATTGCTTCAATATCCAAACTAATGCTTAAACATCCAAAAAAAGTGGGAGTTGTTCTCTCCACGAAAAAAGGACAGTGTAGAAAAAAAGTGTTTAAAGAAATCATAACCCTACTTAAAGATAACAATATTCCTTATTTACCGATACTCATGGACAATATCTCTCCTGAATTATTGTTTTATGATGTTGACTGCTATATAATCGTTGCATGTCCGAGAATCGTTTTAGATGATCATATATTATATAAAAAGCCAATTTACACCCCAGAAGAGTTTAAACTATTTCTCCAAAATCGATTAGAATATCAATTTGATGAGATTAAAGAGAGCGATTTTTATTAA
- the mobB gene encoding molybdopterin-guanine dinucleotide biosynthesis protein B, whose amino-acid sequence MRVIGIIGYKDSGKTTLIENILKNSDKKIAVIKHSSDRVEVDKEGSDTHRLSNAGAEVTILATDERTVFFTDRMDLETILSLLINYDIDFVIIEGFKEALKRLNIPKIVMLKNKEGSELIDDHTALIIEDYNYNIEEILNVIYEKAVVPTMNLNCGHCGYNCKSFVKAVVEDEAKWSDCVLAKGIKIIVDGKIIPAVPFVSKIVGNTIKAMIETLKGVENPKNIKVEIDISKLK is encoded by the coding sequence ATGAGAGTAATTGGTATCATTGGCTACAAAGATTCAGGCAAAACAACACTGATTGAAAATATTTTAAAGAACTCTGACAAAAAGATAGCAGTGATAAAACATAGCAGTGATAGAGTAGAGGTAGATAAAGAAGGAAGCGACACACATCGACTCTCAAATGCTGGGGCAGAGGTTACAATCTTAGCGACTGATGAGAGAACGGTTTTCTTCACCGACAGGATGGATTTAGAGACAATATTATCGCTTTTAATAAACTATGACATTGATTTTGTAATCATTGAAGGATTTAAAGAGGCATTAAAGCGACTAAATATTCCAAAGATCGTGATGTTGAAAAATAAAGAAGGAAGCGAGTTAATAGATGACCACACTGCCCTTATAATTGAGGACTACAATTACAACATTGAAGAAATTTTAAATGTTATTTACGAAAAGGCAGTAGTTCCAACAATGAACCTAAACTGTGGACACTGTGGATACAATTGTAAATCTTTTGTAAAGGCGGTTGTGGAAGATGAGGCAAAGTGGAGTGATTGTGTCTTAGCGAAAGGTATAAAAATAATTGTTGATGGTAAAATAATTCCTGCCGTTCCTTTTGTATCGAAGATCGTCGGCAACACAATAAAAGCGATGATTGAAACACTCAAGGGAGTCGAAAATCCGAAAAATATTAAAGTGGAAATCGACATATCAAAATTAAAGTGA
- a CDS encoding adenylate kinase, whose amino-acid sequence MKNKVVVIVGVPGVGSTTVTNKAIEELKKEGINYEIVNFGTVMFEIAKEEGLVEHRDQLRKLPPEEQKRIQRLAGRRIAEMAKTSNIVVDTHSTIKTPKGYLPGLPAWVLEELKPDIIVLVEADNDEILMRRLKDETRQRDFESTEDIAEHMFMNRCAAMTYAVLTGATVKIIKNNDFLLDKAVKELVEVLK is encoded by the coding sequence ATGAAAAACAAGGTTGTAGTCATTGTAGGAGTTCCGGGTGTTGGATCTACAACAGTGACAAACAAGGCCATTGAGGAATTAAAAAAAGAAGGAATAAATTATGAAATAGTAAATTTTGGAACAGTAATGTTTGAGATCGCTAAGGAGGAGGGTTTAGTAGAGCATAGAGATCAGTTGAGAAAACTACCTCCAGAAGAGCAGAAGAGAATACAGAGATTAGCTGGAAGAAGAATTGCTGAAATGGCAAAAACTTCCAATATTGTTGTTGATACACACAGTACGATAAAAACACCAAAAGGTTATCTTCCTGGACTTCCTGCATGGGTATTGGAGGAATTAAAGCCGGATATTATTGTCTTAGTTGAAGCAGATAATGATGAAATATTAATGAGAAGGTTAAAAGATGAAACAAGACAGAGGGACTTTGAATCAACGGAGGATATTGCAGAACATATGTTTATGAATAGATGTGCTGCAATGACTTATGCTGTCTTAACTGGTGCAACAGTAAAGATCATTAAAAACAATGACTTCTTACTTGATAAGGCAGTGAAGGAACTCGTAGAAGTTTTAAAGTAA
- a CDS encoding ArsR/SmtB family transcription factor yields the protein MEKYEKAAEIFKAFGDPTRLMILKLLAENGSMCVCKIIDELKKPQPTISHHLNILKKAGIVKARKEGTWNFYYIVDDRVKEIIKLVDEL from the coding sequence ATGGAAAAGTACGAAAAAGCAGCAGAAATATTTAAGGCATTTGGAGATCCAACAAGATTAATGATATTAAAGCTGTTGGCGGAGAATGGAAGCATGTGCGTCTGCAAAATCATAGACGAGCTGAAAAAGCCACAGCCAACAATCTCACACCACTTAAACATACTAAAAAAAGCAGGAATAGTCAAAGCAAGAAAAGAAGGAACTTGGAACTTCTATTACATAGTAGATGATAGAGTTAAAGAGATCATAAAGTTAGTCGATGAATTATAA
- a CDS encoding flippase-like domain-containing protein: MDLKKQILNKRTVASFVLSFIIILYIISKIDLDKVLIILKNLNIIYYLLAIAMFYLSIVIKSYRWKLFLKNAKIDLNLKDAFLIYYLSMFVNSLVPAKLGDVYRGYLLKKKTEKSISLGFGTVFIERIFDLVAMISILFISAYLSFEANIPNEILYSIKWGVIIILLLILFIIGFLVINSRLNLKNRRIEGILMNFEKGLKAVKLETLPIITTLSFLGWLIEGLTIYFIFLALNLKLSIIFGIFSDLASSLLTAIPLTPSGLGIVDYALIYILKLKNLGYSESFAVLILYRLISYFSIVFFGAILFSINDMKK, translated from the coding sequence ATGGATTTAAAAAAGCAGATATTAAATAAAAGGACAGTTGCTTCCTTTGTATTGTCTTTTATCATAATATTATACATTATCTCCAAAATCGACCTTGATAAAGTATTGATTATTTTAAAAAATTTGAATATTATTTATTATCTCCTTGCAATAGCAATGTTCTATTTATCAATAGTGATTAAAAGCTATCGTTGGAAACTCTTCTTAAAAAATGCAAAAATTGATCTGAATTTGAAAGATGCATTTTTGATCTATTATCTTTCAATGTTTGTAAATTCATTGGTTCCTGCTAAGTTGGGAGATGTTTATAGAGGGTATTTACTAAAAAAGAAGACAGAGAAATCAATATCTTTAGGATTTGGAACTGTCTTTATTGAGAGAATTTTTGACCTTGTGGCAATGATTTCGATTTTATTTATTTCTGCTTATTTATCTTTTGAGGCAAATATTCCAAATGAAATTTTATATTCAATAAAATGGGGAGTTATTATCATACTTTTACTAATTTTGTTTATTATTGGATTTTTAGTAATAAATAGCAGATTAAATTTAAAAAATAGGAGGATAGAAGGAATTTTAATGAATTTTGAAAAGGGTCTAAAAGCCGTGAAATTGGAAACATTACCTATTATAACGACTTTATCTTTTCTCGGATGGCTAATTGAAGGATTGACTATTTATTTTATATTTTTAGCACTAAACCTTAAATTGAGCATAATCTTTGGAATTTTTTCAGATCTTGCATCTTCTCTACTAACTGCGATTCCATTAACTCCTTCAGGTTTGGGAATTGTGGACTATGCATTAATATATATATTAAAATTAAAAAATTTAGGATATAGTGAAAGTTTCGCAGTCCTTATACTCTATCGGTTAATATCTTATTTTTCTATTGTGTTTTTTGGAGCGATCTTATTTTCTATCAATGATATGAAAAAATAA
- a CDS encoding uL15 family ribosomal protein gives MIRKKRKVKKIRGSRTCGGGSHKKRRGAGNKGGRGMAGGLKHKWTWIIKNCPDYFGKYGFKRHPKLVKELETINVGDLEEMILKNPEMFEKEGDKFVVDVVELGYEKVLGKGKITIPMIVKAVEVSEKARMKIEEVGGEVVEL, from the coding sequence ATGATTAGAAAGAAAAGAAAAGTAAAAAAGATTAGAGGATCAAGAACTTGCGGAGGAGGAAGTCATAAAAAAAGGAGAGGAGCTGGAAATAAGGGAGGAAGAGGAATGGCTGGTGGATTAAAACATAAATGGACATGGATTATTAAAAATTGCCCCGACTACTTTGGAAAATATGGGTTTAAGAGACATCCAAAGTTAGTAAAAGAGTTAGAAACAATAAACGTAGGAGATCTTGAAGAGATGATATTGAAAAACCCAGAGATGTTCGAAAAAGAAGGAGACAAGTTTGTGGTCGATGTGGTAGAGTTAGGTTATGAAAAGGTCTTAGGAAAAGGTAAAATAACCATCCCAATGATCGTTAAAGCAGTTGAAGTTTCAGAAAAAGCCAGAATGAAGATCGAGGAAGTAGGTGGAGAGGTTGTTGAGCTCTAA